The following are encoded in a window of Corynebacterium marinum DSM 44953 genomic DNA:
- the ftsX gene encoding permease-like cell division protein FtsX, translated as MNTGFVLREAFRGLGRNFTMTVALVITTAISLALLATGFLVTQMTEDTKDIYLDRVEVMIQLDEEISANDADCSSAACLEVRELLDGAEGVDSVTYRSREQSYERFVEVFQDSDPQLVAETSPDALPAALHVRLSDPLDQSPLEPVRELPQVDTVVDQVDDLRGATENLDAVRNATFLVAAVQAVAAVFLIANMVQIAAFSRRDEISIMRMVGASRWFTQAPFVLEAVIATVIGAALATAGLFLGKQFVIDKALRGLYESQLIAPVTNDDIWLVAPVVAVIGVTFSAITAQVALRTYVRK; from the coding sequence ATGAACACCGGATTCGTCCTCCGCGAGGCTTTCCGCGGCCTGGGCCGCAACTTCACCATGACCGTCGCCCTGGTCATCACCACCGCCATCTCCCTGGCTCTGCTCGCCACGGGATTCCTGGTGACCCAGATGACCGAGGACACCAAGGACATCTACCTCGACCGCGTCGAGGTGATGATCCAGCTCGACGAGGAGATCTCGGCGAACGACGCCGACTGCTCCTCGGCGGCCTGCCTCGAGGTGCGCGAGCTTCTCGACGGCGCCGAGGGGGTCGACTCCGTCACCTACCGCTCGCGTGAGCAGTCCTATGAACGCTTCGTCGAGGTCTTCCAGGACAGCGACCCGCAATTGGTCGCCGAAACCTCGCCCGATGCGCTGCCGGCCGCCCTGCACGTGCGGTTGAGCGACCCGCTGGACCAGTCCCCGCTGGAACCGGTGCGTGAGTTGCCGCAGGTGGACACCGTCGTCGACCAGGTCGACGATCTCCGCGGAGCCACCGAGAACCTCGACGCCGTGCGTAACGCCACCTTCCTCGTCGCCGCAGTGCAGGCCGTCGCCGCGGTCTTCCTCATCGCGAACATGGTGCAGATTGCGGCGTTCTCGCGGCGGGACGAGATCTCCATCATGCGCATGGTCGGTGCCTCCCGCTGGTTTACGCAGGCACCTTTCGTGCTGGAGGCGGTCATCGCCACGGTCATCGGCGCGGCCCTCGCCACCGCGGGGCTCTTCCTGGGTAAGCAGTTCGTCATCGACAAGGCGCTGCGTGGCCTCTACGAATCCCAGCTCATCGCCCCGGTGACAAACGACGACATCTGGCTGGTCGCGCCGGTCGTCGCCGTGATCGGAGTCACGTTCTCCGCCATCACGGCGCAGGTCGCGCTGCGCACTTATGTGAGAAAGTAG